One Cucumis melo cultivar AY chromosome 8, USDA_Cmelo_AY_1.0, whole genome shotgun sequence genomic window, TGGGTACCACAGATagctaaaaaacaaaatatataatcagtgttaaacaaaaaagaaactatTACTGATATGGATCTATAACTGATAAggatctatcactgatatggatctatcactgataaggatctatcactgatatggatctatcacttagtaacaacaaatttagaaaatactaaaaacgaaaacaaatgaaacttacattttttttccagaAAGATGTTATCTTCAAGATCTTGCTAATCGAGTTGTTCACTGGATTCCCAATTTAATATTCTTGGACACCCTTTCCCTATTCTTGTCACATACCCGCTAACAAGTTGAGGAAGTATTTCGTATGCCCAGTAAGCTAGAACCATAGGGAAGCCTTGTAGAAAGGCACACGCTTTAGATTCTGTTTCTGAGTTCTTAGACTTTCTTTTGGATTTCACCGCATTTAGAATGAATTGCTTTGTAAGACTGAAGCACAACCTTCCCCAAGGATAATTCCTAAACTTCTCTTTATCATCCAACATTTTTACATGATTTAAATCCAACATATTGTGATTTTGTCTAGGAATTAAAACATTGTACAAGAAGTAAAGGTTGACTAATTTTACTAGCTCTTCTTCATCGGTGCAGGATTTACAGTGATAATTAAAAGCAGTCTTCAATTCTTGTCTACTAATGAAagtgttatttctaaaaaacaattgtttaaCCGTAGTCTCATTTTCTTCCGTTGCATCTAAAACATCTTCTATAGGATATTCACCACAATTTAATCATGTAATCAAACAAAAATCTCGCAGTCCAAACTCCACAATGTTACCTTCGATGTTGAAAAGAAGAACATTGTTGTCCGTTGAGACACATTGTCTTCTAATCAAGTGTGCTAATAGTTGTAAaggtatttttgtcatttttaaatttaacaagTGCCCAAATGGTCCTTCTTTAAACAAGTCTAGACAACTAGGTGATAAACTTTCGATAATATGGTCAGAAGTTTGTAGATTATAGTACATAGTGATTCTCAAGGTTGACTTCCACGTTTCTTTGGGAATAATTAATCGTTTTCCCTGTTTAGAGCAAAATAATTGTTACAAATATGCAACATACTAAGTTAGaaacaaaacaatatatatatatataatggaataccttctttttttttttatcttctttttgcTTGATGAAGCTTCATGTGTTGAAACTCTTTTTGCACATTTTTCATTTGGTTCGCTTTCCATaatatcttttttcttatcCATCTATTAAAATTACAACAAACACATCAACCCAATGAACTAAACATCCCCCAAATCTATTAGTGATACAAACATATCAGTGatacaaacatataataacaatccaacacaaacaaagtaaaacatccttcaagctgatagaaacatatcactaatagaacataaacaacatcacataaaaatatacattaaactaaattatctacTAACATCTCAATGCAAATAAACTAAACATCCCTCAAGACTATCAGTGATACAaatatatcactgatagaccctaaccctatacactaacacacaaacctaaaaCAGATCAGCATGTTATACATTCCAACATAAACCAGTTAAACATCCTCCAAATTCATTAATCAGTGGAagaaacatatcactgatagaccctaaGCAACATAACACACAAAATCTAAATTAGACTAGAGCTTTTACTAATTTCCTAAGTCAAACAGGCTAAACATCTTCTAAGACTATCAGGGATTAAAACATATCAACGATAGACCCTAGGCAACAACATATAAGAAGTgcacattaaactaaaatatctaataacaatccaacacaaacaagtaaaacatccttcaagttgatagaaacagatcactgatagaacataaacaacatcacataaaaatatacatcaaactaaattatctactacatcccaatgcaaacaaactaaatatccctcaagactatcagtgatacaaatatatcatcgatagaccctaaccctatacactaacacacaaacctaaaacagatctacatgttaaacatttcaacataaacaagttaaaccctaaatcagtgatagaaacacATCATTGATAGACACAAACTGAAAAACAGAGCGTAGAACGTAGCGCGGCGGAAGGAATGAAGGAACGatttcaaacaaatagaaaaagaagaaaatcttcTTCAACAATATAGAATGTAGCGCGGCGGaaggaaaacaaaatagaagaaagtaGTACGGGCAGCGCGGCGGaaggaaaacaaaatagaagaaagtaGTACCGGCACCGAAAAACTAAATGGGAGTAtgaagaaagtggaagaaaatagaaagaggAGGAAAACGTGAAGAATCTGTTTGAAATCGTCTTCCAGAGGCTTAGTGTATATGTAGGGgtaattttgtctttttttgttaaaaattgccatatttgcaattttttttttaatttttgctaCATCCTTAATATATTTTGGGTCAAAAGCTATATACCCACTcaacccttttcttttcttctcaatAAGACCTTTTGGTACATCAGTATAGAGACTAATTCAATTGGCAGAGGTTATGATTTTCACTCATGTTTGAAGaatttatttaaagaaattattatgaatcacacaaaaagtaaaatttacaaaatttcaaataggtaatagaaattttgattaattttactatattttgtaaataattttagtattttactatttttgaaaatgtcttgtttatttatttaatttttaatccCATTTTccttacttttattttttatattattattatttatatattagtttaattttgaattaaaaaatctcttaatatatcaatttaaatttcagttttcaaaatttttatatacaaacttttttttgtttgtttttgaattttaaatttgcATGTTGtatattgaatttaaattttgattgcATTTAAAACTAGTTACAGTTTTATAACCATATAGACGTTTTCACTAAAAAATTCAATTCGCTGTACTTGGCTTTAATAGATTAAGGTATGTAATGGGTTATATGAACTTTTTATGTTATCgttgaaaaagaaattttgaCAAGTTAAATTGTACCATATCATCAcaacaatttttttatgattataatttgattagatttggatagtcaaagTTTTTCATATCCAATCCAGTTAAAGTTCCTAATGAAAAATTGAGTCAAAGAAATAACGGGCCCGAACTTGCCAAACAAGTGAGCCCGAGCCCAAGCCACCAAATAAATGAACTCAAGCCTAATCATGCCAAGAAAATGGGTCCAAGCCGTCAGATAAATGAACCCCAAGCCGTCTAAGGCTAACAAGCAAATGAGCTCAAGTCACTCTACgaaaattctctataaatagaaattTTCCCATTCATTTTAGAGATATTTGATTGGaagattctctataaataaaaattttcccATTCATTTTAGAGATATTTGATTGGAAGAATAATTGAAGCTCCGAAGAATCGATACTCTCAATATTGAAGCCATGAAGAAttgaagattcaaacttcaaaaaacATCATACTTCAAAAAACGTTGAGATATCATCTTCGGAAATATTGAAGACCGAAGTGATCaaactttttttaaattctagaataaatattagagattgtatctaCAACACCATATAAATCAAAGTTCAATTCTATAAATTACGTTTTTctagaaatctcgtgtgaacatttatattattacaataaaaaataagaatcAATTATCAAACATGTTTAtgtctttttctcttttttattttttcaacttgtttTTAAAATGGAGAAAATACGgaataagaaagaagaaacagAAAATAAGAACGTTATCAAACGGGATCCTTTGATGTACTAGTACATTGATCTTGCTTAAAACTCAATCAGACAGTAAATGCTCAAGAATTTTGAAAGTTTGAATGTTCACAatagaggaaaaagaaaatccaTGGCTGAAGAAGAGTAGTTTGTAACTCAGGCAGGAGAAGAGTGTAAAGATTTACATTAAATGACATTGTTAGAACTATATCTACACAAAAATAAGCATATATTTATGGTGGGGTTTTTTTCTTCCATCTGCTGTACATTGTGTTGAATCAATCACCAAAAGACCatagaagaaaacaaagaagaaaagtttaataaataataaacaaatagtATAAATTTAGAATATCAGTATCCTTCGATTCGAGGTCTTCGAAGGGCTGATGCGGATGATTTTCGCCTTTCTTGTCTATCGAAATCCTCGAAGGAGAGGGTCGAGCATAACCGGGGTGGGAGTGTAGGAGAGGAATTTTTCCCTCCAGGTGAAAGGGATGGGTGGATTCCAGAAGGTGGAGAAGGTGAGAAACTTAATCTGGCTGCTGCTGGTGTAATGATCCCATCAAGGCTTGGTGATCTTAGCATCTGTTTTGCAGGGGATGCGGCAATGGGTTCTTGTAGAGGGAATCGGCTAGATTGCTTTAGATTTTGGATGATTTTCAGATGCTCAACTACATTTCTCATTGTGGGTCTTTCTGAGGGATCCTTCTGAAGACATTTTTGAGCAATGTCAGCCACTGTCCTGGCTGCCTTGGTCGGGAAACGGCCTTTTAATTGAGGATCCATGATCAACGACAATCGACCATCATCTGCTAGGAACGGTCTGCTCCACTTAACTAAGTTCCTCTCTTCTTTTGGGTAACGGGAATCAAGATTTCTTCGTCCGGTTAGCAATTCTAGAAGAACAATTCCGAAACTCCAAACGTTGCTCTTCGGAGTAAGCAGCCCCCTCTCCAAAGTCTCCATTGACAGATATGCCGATCCCTGAATATGTACAGATATGAAAAGGAATCAACAGTCTTGCATTTGGAACGGTTGAGCGAAAAAGGATGGTTTAAGAGGCCAAGATAATACCATGTACCAGCAAAAATACCAGAAACTCTACCACATAGGGCAAAATTAAAGTTTAAGTTTCACTGGGATTATAAGAAACAAGAACTCACCACTGAATTGTTAGAGATCTCTGTTTCGGTTGTAGGAATTTGTCCAACACAACCATATCCAGAAAGCTTAGCACTAAAATCCTTGTCAATCTGTATGTTGGCAGTCGAAAATTCGTTGTACATTGCCTGCAAATAAAGATCGCATTTAGCTTTAAAATTCTGTTTTGCTTCTTGAGTGACTGTGTACGTATGTTGGCTGGAAGAGAGTGTATAGAATGATATACTAATAGTTATCTTGGTCAATTGAAATACTTCCAAATCAAAATCAGTTACGAACAAACTCTAGGTTCAAGTATTGATTAGGAAAACAAGTAAATGGACCTCTAAATGCTCACCTGAAAAGGTCCTTCTTCATGCAAGAAAGTCAGACCTTGTGCAGCACATAATGCAATCTTTATTCTTGTATTCCAGTCAATAGGTGGCCCATCTGACCTCCCATACAATAGACGATCTAAGCTTCCATGAAAGAGCCTCTCGTACACTAGCATTCTCTGCCCCGAACCCTCGTGGCCATGAAAGCCAAGCAATTTACAGAGGTTTGGATGTTGCAAAGATGTCAGAGTACTAACCTCAGAAACAAATTCCCTAAAACCCTGAAGTGCAGAATACAAAATGTATATGAATTTTCAGTTTCTTCACGACCACGGAGATATAAAACAACTAAAGTTATCCCTAGCCCAAGACTGACAGTACAAAATACTTCTTGAGTTCACTTGAACATGATAAAAACTCAGATTCCACTCCTGAGATTTTTTGTGCACTAAAAAATGCATACATGTGCGAGAATAAAAAGGACCGGTTCTGAATTTTCATGGTAGAAAGCTAATTCTTGGTGCAAGCTCAGAAAATAAGGATGAAAAGTGCAAAAGTAAACAAGCTACTAAACGCAGCTAACACTAGCTACAATTTACCAAGACTATAAACAGTTATACATCCTTAATAAGAATCTCAGTTTTCATTAAAACAAATGAAAGTATGTAAAAGAGGCTTAAAAAAACATGCCCACCGGATGGAGCCACAATACTGGCTACAGCAAGAATGGAGCTCATCCAACATAATGAAACCAAACAGGTGACTACAAAATGCTGATTAGCAGATGTCTATAACGAATAATTAAATCTAACCAACACTCAAAACACTTCATGTCACTCAATGAGAGCTACAATGTGTCAGACTTCATCAACTACATGGGCCATTAAGTAGGGAAACATGCACGAGTAGTATACCAGACTTTATATCTCACCTGATTGGATGGATGACGGAAAGTAATAGTGGCTTCAAACTTCTTTGAAGTTGAAGTGTCATCTCCAAAAGAAGCCCTATATATTAAAGAAGATAGACTTTCTGAAACACAAGATTCAGCAGAAAAATTATGGCAAGCAGCAGATATTTCTTCATATGAAAAGTTTCTGACCGCTCCCACAGGAGGTAGCGGCAAAGGTCCAGAGGAATACAGAGGGCCAGATGATGCCGCTGACTTAAAGCTTCCAGTATTCTTTAGGGCCACAATAACGTGGGGTGATGGAAGAGGAAGGGGTTGAGGACTTGGGGATCTTTGTTCCTTACTGAATCCAAATCGGCTAATTGGTTCTTCGGATTCCTCATATTCAACTGATGAAAGAGCGTCCTGTTCTGCTGCATCAAGAGATGACGGAGCAGACAACGTTCGTACTCTACTTCCAGCAGCTCCATTAGCTGGTTGTACAGGTTTCACTCTGGTCTTAAAACTTGGTGGTGCTGACTGCAATGTGCGTGTACGAATTTGAGGTTCAGGCAGCTTAGTTGGCACAATTTCTTTAGACTTAACACGTTTGTCATGAAGACTCTGTAAATGATTTTTCTTCTTGCTCTTTAAAACTGGGAAACACCCCATCTTATGTTCAAGATGGAAGAAATGCTAACAAGCCACGTACTCTTAATCGCCCTGCAAAAGGAAAGGATAGAAAAAAGGACTAAGCAATcaattaaaaaacataaaatcaaCCAAATTATAGATTAATGAACCCGAAAACTTGCTAAATTATTGGTGCATTCAAATTCAACTATCGCCACGAAATGACGAGACATTTTGAACGTCGAAGCCAAGTTTTACTTTTACGACCCTCAATCACCCTTTTTGTTTACTGGCAATCTTCTACGCATAATAAAAATCAAAGACGGAGATAAAACAATCAACAAATTTAGTTATACATCAGAAACTATTACCATCTCAAACAGTGAAAATTTCTGAGAAAACCCATATAAACCCCACGAATAATCGAACAGAAATTCAGCTGTCACCAAAGAGAACATCCATTCTTccaaaatgaaaaggaaaaaaaaaacatgttcaCAAATTGAAAAATCCCAAATAAATCTACTCCAGCAGATAATCAAAGAGCAAACTCCAGAGCTCAATACCCATTAATCTTTTCATCTTCAGAAATGACAAGAAAAAGCAGCACCAAATAAAAATCATCGCAAACTTCTAACCACGCCCACAAGCTCAATTACCCTAACTTTTAGGGGAAACCCCATTACCCATTTCATATAatcaaataaaatcaataaaacaAAACCCCATCTCCATGGCCGAAAAAAAACCCATTACCCATTTCACCCGATTACACAAAACCAAGCATCAAATCGCTACAAtcacaaaacaaataaaaggaaaaaaaaatgaagcgAACCCAACAAGAAAAACAGAACCCAGAAAGAAAATGAAGCGAACCCAGAAAGAATTGAACAGTGAAGAAGGTTTTGAATGaatcaaaaagaaaatatgaaagtaATTCAGAGAGTAAAGAGAAGGGTCATGAATACCTGGAGGGAAAACAAGTGGTGGAAGCAAGAGTAAGCAGATCGGAGGATTGAGAAATGAAGGGGATGGGAAATTGGGGGTTTCT contains:
- the LOC103501509 gene encoding probable serine/threonine-protein kinase PBL1, which gives rise to MGCFPVLKSKKKNHLQSLHDKRVKSKEIVPTKLPEPQIRTRTLQSAPPSFKTRVKPVQPANGAAGSRVRTLSAPSSLDAAEQDALSSVEYEESEEPISRFGFSKEQRSPSPQPLPLPSPHVIVALKNTGSFKSAASSGPLYSSGPLPLPPVGAVRNFSYEEISAACHNFSAESCVSESLSSLIYRASFGDDTSTSKKFEATITFRHPSNQGFREFVSEVSTLTSLQHPNLCKLLGFHGHEGSGQRMLVYERLFHGSLDRLLYGRSDGPPIDWNTRIKIALCAAQGLTFLHEEGPFQAMYNEFSTANIQIDKDFSAKLSGYGCVGQIPTTETEISNNSVGSAYLSMETLERGLLTPKSNVWSFGIVLLELLTGRRNLDSRYPKEERNLVKWSRPFLADDGRLSLIMDPQLKGRFPTKAARTVADIAQKCLQKDPSERPTMRNVVEHLKIIQNLKQSSRFPLQEPIAASPAKQMLRSPSLDGIITPAAARLSFSPSPPSGIHPSLSPGGKNSSPTLPPRLCSTLSFEDFDRQERRKSSASALRRPRIEGY